Sequence from the Drosophila innubila isolate TH190305 chromosome 3L unlocalized genomic scaffold, UK_Dinn_1.0 0_D_3L, whole genome shotgun sequence genome:
ttacttaaaaaaaagacgcTCTCGTTGTCCAAAGAAACTTTGAGATAAAAAGAGTGCAAAAAAAGaatgttgttttattaacACAATTTTGCCAGCTGTTTTTTAGTCTTTGGAGCTTACTttgaaagctttttaaaagCCATTTACGACAAAAATGTTAAGCAGCTCTTAACTtttcacaattaaaaattttaaaaaatataaaaagcagGTAAAATTAATACGAGCATGATCTTTGTTCTATTTTCCTACGCGTATCTGCCAACAGTTTTGACCTTACTGAAGTTCAAACACTGATCAATCTTTCTTATCAATCGACGTTTATAAATAGCCCACATGCAAGCGTcttggtgggcgtggcacattGTCTGTTTTGTATGCGCAATCAagacgtaaaaaaaaaatacttaattatgGCAATTACgactataataaaaattgtatactttGCATATGTTTAATTGCTACTCAACACGCAAATCTGAACGCTAGATGGCGCTGTCGGTGgcagtaaaaaaataagtcaTTGGCCAGTATATATTTGGGCTTAAAGTGTTGTGGCTTGATTGATTTGCCATCTTCTACCAACTCAACTCAATTTGCAACCTTGTCTGAATGTCAATGCACAGAGCTCACAAATAATTACACAACGATTTAAAAGTTTTGCGTTTGTCATTGCATATTTGCCAAatcattaataaacaaaaatataaacaatctATTGATAAGCAAGTCCCTCACTTTATGTAGCCAAGTTGCTACTATTTCTAATGATATCTGTTGCTTTTATGATTGTGAAATTTAAAGAGTATTGACGGTATTAATTTGTCataatttcagaaaaattttCAAGAGATTAATAGGCATAGTTTTAGCAACTGataatattgattttcaataatttttttataaaatttataatttataatagaaaagtacttttttttaaataaattgaaagttcTTTGAGCAGAATTTTCATATCAAACACTggtaaaaaatgttgtttttaatttgttctattaaaaaaatttaaatttcaatctatgtatatattttcaacttcTATGAATcatgaattataatttaaagccatttaaatttgaactcTACTACGTTTAAGCACGCACTTAAAATTTGATCAAGTCATGATCACTGTGCAAGTAAATCGTGGGGTCTAGATTAGTACGATTGTACTTAGGTGTAAACCATGTGAGATATTGGCATAGCTATAAGCCAGAGACTGCTTATCAGATGATGATAGCGGTAAATTGCGAGCTAGGAAAATGCCTATTTGGCATTATGCATTACATATAGAGCTTATGGAGATCATTATAGTGAGTTGTTGCATTTTAGAGGTCGTTTCATGGAACATTAGCGCCATAACGGTACGGCTCTTATCGCTAAGGTCGTCGCTACAAATTGGAATTACGATTCGATTAGAAAACAACACGATTGTTTTACTGATTAGACTAAAAATAACCTAATTATAATGCCAGTTGATAATATATTTGCttctatttttaaagataGACATGCTTCAGTACAGCTTAGGGTCACTCTAATTGGGGTTACCTTTTTTGAGCACAAAATGCTGTCAACAGATCgattaaattatatgtaaaCTAATCCTAATGCAAGTTAAATCTTAATAAAGGCTTATATTTTAGGGTTACCATATCCCAACGATGTGTAGGGTCTCTCTAATTAGAGTTACCTTTGCTCGGCTTAAGATGCTTTctaaaaactttgaaattaaatatcaaaaataaggaattattaaaatttagggCAACCATGCTTTAACACAGTTAAGGGTCACTCTAATTAGGGGTTTCTTTGTTCAGTTGAAGctgtttaataaatacaaacttaTCATAATACAAGTCGATTATAAATATGAGTATACTTTTAAAGGTTACCATAACCCAATCTGGTTTAGGGTCACTCTAATTGGAGTTACCACAGCTCAGCtgcattaaatattagtttacGTGTTTTTAGAGCTACCATGCCTCGGCTTAGTCATTTAACTCTTTGATAATTAGCGCGTTTAGGGTTACCATATTTCTATGGTTTGTCTAAAGTTAGATTTCGCGGACAATGCCTGGCAAAACGTGTCTCACAGCTCACGCCGTGTTCTTTGTATTCATGCAAActtggcaaatatttgaagAACATATTCGCATTCATGTAACTCTCCTCATCGTGCTCGTCGGGTTCGCCCGCCAGACGCTTCTTCAGAGATTGCTGCATGCCCCAAATGATGGGTGAACTCTTGCACATGAGCAGCTTCAGGCAGGCGGCTTCGTTGCCATCTGTTGTCTCCTTGTCCGCAATCATGTCGACAACATGTTCGGGCAATTTATGATCCATGATGCGACGCAACATGCGCTGGGTATGTGATCCAGGACGCTTGAGGAACCAATCGATGGGACTGTCAGATGCCAAAGATCTGGGCTGATGCTCGCTGGGCTCAAAGAGAGCCTCGGGTCCAGTATCCTTGTCGCCCCCACCACGTGTAGCTTGGATAATAGTGCTGCCAATCTGAGAGAAAATAAAGAGAGTTGAATtggatatataaataataattttgaggAATCTAAAATTTGGATACAAAATTGAGAACATAAAACCtgtgaaaagaaaattttaaatcttattagAAGATTAAAATTAGGATTCCAAAACTggaaggcaaaaataaaacaaaaaccaccgacttcaaaattgattctattaaaaatcatgttaatttaaaagtgaaaactttgaGAATTcttagataaatttaaaagttacaaaattaACCATATTTTGTTCACAATAATCAACATTTTGAGACTTAcattgaatataataatattcgaattgatattaaaatatgtattttgaaattatatgaatattttcgttcaaaataatcaaaattttgataCTAACATTGGGAATAAAATTGTTCgaattgatattaaaatatgtattttgaattcatttgaaaactgGTTCAACTTTTTCAGAATatgaactaaaaatttaattattacttGATGATTTCCTGCGGCTTAGTTTCTTTTCAAAATAGATTCAATCAAAGGCGAAAAATATTTgcgaaataaaagtttttaattttgttttgtactGAATCAGTTTCTTATTCCAATCTCCAAAGTTTTGTAcgctaaataaatttttcttagttttttttttccacatattgcttttttttcttttttttatcatattttaagtTTGGTTTCCctaaaatttcacattttttaatattcgttTTCCTgttcttacaaaaatatttgtatttcttatgAGATATAGTTTTGTAGGGTAACTTACCGCCTGTGCAATCATCACAATGGCATTGAGAGCCAGTGCACCCAGCTTACGTGGATCAAAGCCAATCATGCGCATCATATTTGTCAACATTTGAACACTGTTGAACTGCAATGGACGACGTCTTGATCCTTGATCCAGTGGAGGCGACTCTTGTGCATTCTCCGCCTCCGTTTGCTGCTCCCCTTGATAATCATCTCCCTCTTGTTGCTGactctgctcctgctcctcccaTTCATACTGCCTTTGTGATTCGAATCCTTGTTGTAATACACTCATCAAATCGGGTTTCTTGCGTGTTGTTGTCTTGGAAAATGCCTGGGCCACCAAATTGGCCACATCAGCGGCCGTATTGATGCCAAACATTTGTCCAGCCAGCTTCAAGCCATCATTCACATTATCCATCACACCGCCAGCTGCCAGTTGGCTCAGACTGAGCAGGAGCAGAGTTGCCACAATGGGCGACCAACTTCTTGCCATGACTGTCTTTGTTAAACTGTCGCCAAAAGCGCTAACAACAATGCCATCGTCTGCTTGCCACACGATGCCTGTAATTGCCCCAAAACACGCATTAcgacaacaccaacaatttgTCTATGTTTCCAcgtcttcttgttgttgttattgttgttgttgtaactttTGTCACTTGAGTGCTTTTTAACCTGTTGCGCTTTGCTAGACACTTTAATCATTTGCCACAATTTCGCTCAGTGTAGGCAGGCTTGAAATTTGAAAGCCTTGATTTTTAAAGTACTGCTAAATGTTGAAATAGTTTTGAATTccacaaaattttataatgatcGTTAGAGAAACAAAGAAGGGATTTTGATGAAATTAcgattatttttagcaattttaatgttattgtcTTGATTTTTAGTCTACTTccttattttaactttattttcatattctaaaaatttcatgATGATCTAAATTAAAACACAGAATTTatggagtttattaaaatcaaagaaatgaTGAAATTAcgattatttttagcaattttaatgttattgtcTTGATTTTTGGTCTACTTccttattttaactttattttcatattctaaaaatttcatgATGATCTAAATTAAAACACAGAATTTatggagtttattaaaatcaaagaaatgaTGAAATTACGATTACttttagcatttttaatgtaattgtCTTGATTTTTGGTGTACTTCCTTGTTTTaactgtatttttatattctgaaaatttcatgatgatcttaaataaaacacaGAATTTatggagtttattaaaatcaaagaaatgagcaaagaaaataaaatgatttaatagaACTAACAAACATGGTAAAGTTTGAAGAAAATTTCTTTAACCAagtttgctaaaaatttataatcttATCTAGAATGTTATTAATCTTAAtcttatttagaaaatttcatgttaaataaatacagtGTTAGGACAAAGAAAGAAGAAGCGGCCAAACATTCAGCACTCTcttttttacttattaatGATTCTATTTGTTTCTATTATTTTCCTTATTAATAATTcactatttttattacagGTCCGCGGACATCAGCGTGCTCCCTCTGATTCCAAGGAGTTCCACGAGGTGACCAAACGCGATGCACTGCGTCTGCTGGAGAACGATGTGGATCGTCTATTGCAGACCACAGAGCCGGCCAGACGTCCAGCACTACAAGCTGAAATGGGTCGCTTTGCGGATCTCTTTGGACGTTTTCTGCAAGAGGGTAAGTTCCAAGGGATCTACACTgagttgttaaaaaaatgaaaaatatgcgtcctaaatatttttatattattttttaaaatcggtcctctatatcatatagctgcaatagagacgctcgactgtagccgcacctcaccgcgagcgaagcgagcagggggcggagaccccttttttaatttaaaaagcaaaacatattttagagaaagaaaataataatagtagatttaaaattcaagacgatttatttatttataattattgttcgATCTCaacgaatttttttaataatgattttctttttaaaattaagaatttttgtcaataaatgcgtcatgtattaaaaatattttaaatattgtgtaatatttattatttgatacaagtataagaataaaagcactgattaaatttttatctttcagAGGGTCCCGCATTG
This genomic interval carries:
- the LOC117786602 gene encoding uncharacterized protein LOC117786602, producing MARSWSPIVATLLLLSLSQLAAGGVMDNVNDGLKLAGQMFGINTAADVANLVAQAFSKTTTRKKPDLMSVLQQGFESQRQYEWEEQEQSQQQEGDDYQGEQQTEAENAQESPPLDQGSRRRPLQFNSVQMLTNMMRMIGFDPRKLGALALNAIVMIAQAIGSTIIQATRGGGDKDTGPEALFEPSEHQPRSLASDSPIDWFLKRPGSHTQRMLRRIMDHKLPEHVVDMIADKETTDGNEAACLKLLMCKSSPIIWGMQQSLKKRLAGEPDEHDEESYMNANMFFKYLPSLHEYKEHGVSCETRFARHCPRNLTLDKP